A window of the Pseudomonas sp. B21_DOA genome harbors these coding sequences:
- a CDS encoding GNAT family N-acetyltransferase: MALQLDWLAAHMQHSDRYAAWIHQQFHYEYADQPLARWQREFAEGQSNGDWSCLIALDGERLLGGAALARDDLADRPDLGPWLACVFVDPEARGQGLAERLIEGICEEAKKRGVARLYLHTQDKHDYYGRRGWQFLERFRAWEKTQWLMVRDL; encoded by the coding sequence ATGGCATTGCAACTGGATTGGCTCGCCGCACACATGCAGCACAGCGATCGCTATGCGGCGTGGATTCACCAACAATTTCATTACGAATACGCCGATCAACCTTTGGCTCGATGGCAACGAGAATTTGCCGAAGGCCAAAGCAATGGCGATTGGTCATGCCTGATTGCCCTCGACGGTGAGCGACTGCTCGGCGGTGCGGCACTGGCGCGGGATGACCTCGCTGATCGACCCGATCTCGGACCCTGGCTGGCCTGTGTCTTCGTGGATCCCGAGGCGCGGGGTCAAGGCCTGGCCGAGCGGTTGATTGAAGGGATATGCGAAGAGGCGAAAAAACGCGGGGTGGCGCGCCTGTATCTGCATACGCAGGACAAACACGACTACTACGGCAGACGCGGTTGGCAGTTTTTGGAGCGTTTCCGGGCGTGGGAGAAAACACAATGGCTCATGGTCCGCGACCTCTGA
- a CDS encoding class I SAM-dependent methyltransferase codes for MSTPIDLTALKERQKVAWASGDYAVIGTTLQIVGESLAEACDLRCDEQVLDVAAGNGNATLAAARRGCVVTSTDYVAALLERGQDRARAEHLEVIFQVADAEALPFPDESYDAVLSTFGVMFAPDQATAASELGRVCRRGGRIGMANWTPEGFVGQMFKILGQHLPPPAVAQPPSNWGSDAWLHKQFDDRDFLVRVTRSQFNFRYRSAAHFIDIFRHWYGPVHKAFAVLSPEAGQALEEDLTELLNRSNRAGETSLVVPSEYLEVVITKR; via the coding sequence ATGAGTACCCCGATTGATCTCACTGCCCTGAAGGAACGTCAGAAAGTTGCTTGGGCCAGTGGCGACTACGCCGTGATCGGTACCACCTTGCAAATCGTCGGCGAAAGCCTCGCCGAGGCCTGCGATCTGCGCTGCGATGAGCAAGTGCTGGATGTCGCCGCCGGTAACGGCAACGCAACCCTGGCAGCGGCGCGGCGCGGTTGTGTGGTGACTTCGACCGATTACGTCGCTGCACTGCTGGAGCGTGGTCAGGACCGCGCGCGGGCCGAGCATCTCGAGGTGATTTTTCAGGTAGCCGATGCCGAGGCACTGCCGTTTCCCGACGAGAGCTACGACGCCGTACTGTCCACGTTTGGTGTAATGTTTGCGCCCGATCAGGCGACTGCTGCGAGTGAGTTGGGACGGGTTTGTCGTCGCGGCGGGCGGATCGGGATGGCGAACTGGACGCCGGAGGGCTTCGTCGGGCAGATGTTCAAAATTCTCGGCCAGCATCTGCCACCGCCTGCGGTTGCCCAGCCACCATCGAACTGGGGCTCGGATGCATGGCTGCACAAGCAGTTCGATGATCGCGATTTTCTTGTTCGGGTCACCCGCAGCCAGTTCAATTTCCGCTATCGCTCGGCGGCGCATTTCATTGACATCTTCCGCCACTGGTACGGGCCGGTGCACAAGGCATTTGCGGTGCTGTCGCCGGAGGCCGGGCAAGCGCTGGAGGAGGATCTGACCGAGTTGCTCAACCGATCGAATCGAGCGGGAGAGACGTCACTGGTGGTGCCGAGTGAGTATCTGGAAGTGGTGATTACCAAGCGCTGA
- a CDS encoding CDP-alcohol phosphatidyltransferase family protein has translation MISTVHIARLKAWGAHGFTATGVVTAFLATLALLENQPIHCLMWLGVALIVDGLDGALARKVNVQSVLPSFDGSILDLVIDYLTYVFIPALFIYRYIPLPDYTLLLTVSVILVSSLFCFCNVNMKSKDNYFVGFPAAWNVVALCLYIIGPGPWITFLTVIGLALLTVTRMKFLHPFRVRRFMPINIAVTAIWLLCSLSLVLNHPVINPLVMGLWLLMSAYFLGICIWRTALEWFDRPQVK, from the coding sequence GTGATATCCACCGTACACATCGCCAGGCTTAAAGCATGGGGCGCCCATGGTTTTACCGCGACCGGCGTGGTCACAGCCTTTCTGGCGACCCTCGCCCTGCTGGAAAACCAGCCGATCCATTGCCTGATGTGGCTGGGCGTGGCGCTGATCGTCGACGGCCTCGACGGCGCACTGGCGCGCAAGGTCAACGTGCAATCGGTGCTGCCGAGTTTCGACGGTTCGATCCTTGATCTGGTTATCGATTACCTGACGTATGTTTTCATCCCGGCACTGTTTATCTACCGCTACATTCCCCTGCCCGACTACACCCTGCTGCTGACGGTGTCAGTAATTCTGGTGTCGTCGCTGTTCTGCTTCTGCAACGTCAACATGAAGAGCAAGGACAACTACTTTGTCGGTTTCCCGGCGGCCTGGAACGTGGTTGCGCTGTGCCTGTACATCATTGGTCCGGGGCCGTGGATCACCTTTCTCACCGTGATCGGTCTGGCATTGCTGACGGTGACACGGATGAAGTTCCTGCACCCGTTCCGCGTGCGTCGTTTCATGCCAATCAATATCGCGGTGACGGCGATCTGGCTGTTATGCAGCCTTTCGCTGGTGCTCAATCACCCAGTGATCAACCCGCTGGTGATGGGCTTGTGGTTGCTGATGTCGGCTTATTTCCTGGGGATCTGCATCTGGCGCACGGCGCTGGAGTGGTTTGATCGACCACAGGTGAAATAG
- a CDS encoding tellurite resistance TerB family protein — protein MNTSDLLEQLLRGQASAGQQRGASAGDGLGGLLGGLLGGGSQTGAGSVAAAGGLGGLGGLLGGLLGGGGLGSALGGGSRSRTGGTNYAALASLGMMAYQAYQAWQRSQASKAPQELPQTADLLAGPQIETHSHAVLRALIAAAKADGRIDEAEKHLISSEIGKHTADPQLQQWLDAEVAKPLDPSEVAQSANGDPAVAAEMYLASVMLVDDQQDAERSYLDELAAALQIDPDLQVHLEQQAKGQA, from the coding sequence ATGAACACCAGCGATTTGCTCGAACAACTGCTGCGAGGCCAGGCCTCGGCGGGACAACAACGTGGGGCTTCAGCCGGCGACGGCCTGGGCGGATTGCTTGGCGGCCTGCTGGGCGGCGGCAGTCAGACCGGAGCGGGCAGCGTGGCTGCTGCGGGTGGCCTCGGCGGCCTGGGTGGTTTGCTCGGCGGCTTGCTCGGCGGTGGCGGGTTGGGAAGCGCCCTTGGTGGCGGCAGCCGAAGCCGTACCGGCGGGACCAATTACGCCGCACTCGCTTCGCTGGGCATGATGGCCTACCAAGCGTATCAAGCCTGGCAACGCAGCCAGGCCAGCAAGGCACCGCAAGAACTGCCACAAACCGCCGACCTGCTCGCCGGCCCGCAAATCGAAACCCACAGCCACGCGGTGCTGCGCGCCCTGATCGCCGCCGCCAAGGCTGACGGGCGCATCGATGAAGCGGAAAAACACCTGATCAGCAGCGAAATCGGCAAACACACCGCCGACCCGCAGTTGCAGCAATGGCTCGACGCCGAAGTCGCCAAGCCGCTGGATCCCAGCGAAGTGGCGCAATCGGCTAATGGTGATCCGGCCGTAGCCGCCGAAATGTACCTGGCCAGCGTCATGCTGGTGGACGACCAACAGGACGCCGAACGCAGTTATCTCGATGAGCTGGCCGCGGCCTTACAGATTGATCCGGATCTGCAGGTCCATCTGGAACAGCAGGCCAAAGGGCAAGCCTGA
- a CDS encoding DUF2388 domain-containing protein, with the protein MRKLVLISSLMLCLPVGSALARVDAGDVATSAGVSASLYSTFKDDKMVIPARDDVSAFVASGGAIRGVYLESVLQQVRQANPGLNASDEDLANAILVQYEGVHQ; encoded by the coding sequence ATGCGCAAGTTAGTCCTGATTTCTTCTCTTATGCTTTGCCTGCCGGTCGGTTCGGCACTGGCCCGCGTCGATGCGGGTGACGTCGCCACATCGGCAGGTGTTTCCGCGTCGCTGTACTCGACCTTCAAGGATGACAAAATGGTGATTCCGGCCCGTGACGACGTGTCTGCGTTTGTCGCCAGCGGCGGGGCCATTCGTGGGGTTTATCTTGAGTCGGTACTGCAACAGGTGCGTCAGGCCAACCCTGGCTTGAACGCCAGCGATGAAGACCTGGCCAACGCCATCCTGGTGCAATACGAAGGCGTGCATCAGTAG
- a CDS encoding DUF2238 domain-containing protein, producing the protein MLVSVSDNLARPADTRIEALLLGGFVFLTFALGISPRSRVDWLLENVLALALVLTLLLTHRRFRLSTLSLGMIFAFLCIHEVGAHYTYSRVPYDQWSTLLTGVSVNKVLGLERNHYDRLVHLSYGLLLVWPMREVLLRLTPLLGAWLALLTLNVVLATSALYELIEWVGGAYLGDDTGQAFVGAQNDPWDSQKDMALALLGAGLSLLVLTRWRRTPR; encoded by the coding sequence ATGCTCGTCAGCGTCAGCGACAATTTAGCCCGCCCGGCAGACACGCGAATCGAAGCGCTATTGCTCGGCGGATTCGTCTTCCTGACCTTTGCGCTCGGCATCTCCCCACGCAGCCGTGTCGACTGGCTATTGGAAAATGTCCTGGCGCTGGCGCTGGTATTGACACTGCTCTTGACGCATCGGCGTTTTCGCCTGTCGACACTGTCGCTGGGGATGATCTTCGCGTTCCTGTGCATCCATGAAGTCGGCGCGCATTACACCTATTCCCGCGTGCCCTACGATCAATGGAGCACGCTGTTGACCGGCGTCAGCGTCAACAAAGTCCTGGGCCTGGAGCGCAATCACTATGATCGGTTGGTGCACCTGAGCTATGGATTGCTGCTGGTCTGGCCGATGCGCGAAGTGCTGCTGCGCCTGACACCGTTGCTCGGCGCATGGCTGGCGCTGTTGACCTTGAATGTGGTGCTGGCGACGTCGGCGTTGTACGAATTGATCGAGTGGGTGGGCGGCGCTTATCTGGGCGATGACACCGGCCAGGCTTTCGTCGGTGCGCAGAATGATCCGTGGGATTCGCAGAAGGACATGGCCCTGGCGCTGCTGGGCGCCGGGCTGTCCTTGCTGGTGTTGACGCGCTGGCGTCGCACGCCGCGCTGA